From the Marinomonas sp. THO17 genome, one window contains:
- a CDS encoding peptide ABC transporter substrate-binding protein, with product MKVNKNLCLTILLSSSLFAMPLLAATVPDGVKLSPNQEIVRSGGQEPTSIDPQLIQEDAGWIRAFDLFEGLYSQDPEGNLEPGVATSYNVNEDNTVYRFNLRKDAKWSNNEPVTAHDFVYGFQRAVDPKTSSPYSWYMQIPSIVNADKIINGKLAPSELGVKALDDYTFQVTLERPVPYFMKMITYPTMFPAPKKTIDKWGDDWTKPEHIVSNGAYKLKIWNINEKMVLERNPLYWNNVKTVIDKVTYLPIPLSSAQFKRYQAGEMDVAGFPLDHFKKIKQDLPNEVRIDPMLGIYYYIFNTNIAPFNDVRVRKALSYSINRDIITKYVLGTGQLPAYGFAPEAVSGYTPPKLDYSTWTQKERDEKAKALLAEAGYSDSNPLNFTLLYNTNELHKKLAIAIAAMWKKTLGVTVTLENQEWKTALSTMSSGNFQVGRYAWISDYNEASSTLDVLTSEHGNNYGHYKRQAYDNLMNQSRTMKDPSKVYQEAEKLAIQEDMAVAPIYQYTSAAVVKPYVGGYEPNSQAVVYTRNLYIKAH from the coding sequence ATGAAGGTTAATAAGAATCTGTGTCTGACAATACTCCTATCCTCATCGCTATTCGCCATGCCATTACTGGCGGCTACCGTCCCAGATGGAGTAAAGCTGTCCCCAAACCAAGAAATCGTTCGCTCTGGTGGACAAGAGCCTACTTCAATTGACCCCCAGCTAATACAAGAAGATGCTGGCTGGATAAGAGCATTCGATTTATTTGAAGGGCTATATAGCCAAGACCCTGAAGGTAACTTAGAACCAGGGGTCGCAACCAGTTATAACGTAAATGAAGACAATACTGTCTATAGGTTTAACCTTCGTAAAGATGCTAAATGGTCTAATAACGAACCTGTTACCGCTCACGATTTTGTTTACGGATTCCAACGTGCGGTCGATCCGAAAACATCGTCTCCCTATTCCTGGTATATGCAGATCCCATCAATCGTCAATGCTGATAAAATTATCAATGGTAAACTTGCTCCCTCTGAACTTGGGGTAAAAGCTCTTGACGATTATACCTTCCAAGTAACACTGGAACGCCCGGTTCCATATTTTATGAAAATGATTACTTACCCCACTATGTTCCCGGCTCCCAAAAAGACCATCGATAAATGGGGCGATGATTGGACCAAGCCTGAACATATTGTTTCTAATGGTGCTTATAAGCTCAAAATTTGGAACATAAACGAAAAAATGGTACTTGAACGCAATCCACTTTATTGGAATAACGTCAAGACAGTAATTGACAAGGTCACATACTTACCTATCCCACTTTCAAGTGCTCAATTTAAACGTTATCAAGCTGGCGAAATGGACGTGGCAGGATTTCCATTAGATCACTTCAAAAAGATCAAACAAGACCTTCCAAATGAAGTACGCATAGACCCTATGCTGGGCATCTACTACTACATATTCAATACCAATATAGCGCCATTTAACGATGTTCGAGTACGCAAAGCGCTTTCGTATAGCATCAACCGAGACATCATCACTAAATATGTACTCGGAACGGGTCAGCTACCTGCATATGGTTTTGCTCCTGAAGCCGTCAGTGGCTATACACCACCGAAATTGGATTACTCCACTTGGACTCAGAAAGAGCGTGATGAAAAAGCAAAAGCATTGCTAGCGGAAGCGGGTTACTCTGACTCTAACCCTCTTAATTTCACGCTCCTTTACAATACAAATGAGCTACACAAAAAGTTAGCCATCGCCATCGCTGCCATGTGGAAAAAGACACTGGGTGTAACAGTAACCTTGGAAAACCAGGAGTGGAAAACGGCACTTTCAACCATGAGTTCAGGAAACTTCCAAGTGGGTCGTTATGCGTGGATTAGCGACTATAACGAAGCATCCAGTACATTAGACGTACTGACGTCTGAGCATGGAAACAACTACGGACACTATAAACGTCAGGCCTATGACAATCTAATGAACCAATCTCGCACTATGAAAGACCCTTCTAAGGTTTATCAAGAAGCTGAGAAATTAGCGATCCAAGAAGATATGGCGGTCGCACCAATCTATCAATACACTTCCGCAGCCGTTGTTAAACCCTATGTGGGAGGATACGAACCGAACTCCCAAGCTGTTGTATATACGCGAAATCTATATATTAAAGCTCACTAA
- the cysZ gene encoding sulfate transporter CysZ has product MITQPFHAVGAFFKSLPLILSPGMRLFILAPLIANIILMALIYMVALSYFQDLLNWATGYLPEWLSFISWLVNLIFGAVIAVLLFYSFSVGVNILAAPFMAFLAEKVEEKTTGKVFDEALTFAGIMSTIGRSLQREMQKILYFVPRFLLLLVMSFIPLVNVIAPVLLLLFSAWMLALQYMDYAFDNNKVAFYDMRMALRSKPLLCWTFGGIVMVSLTIPLFNLFVMPIAVVAATLLWVSIFRVENGDFSALLNSQNGMK; this is encoded by the coding sequence GTGATTACTCAGCCCTTTCATGCAGTCGGCGCTTTCTTTAAGTCATTGCCGCTTATTCTCTCACCTGGAATGCGTTTGTTCATACTTGCACCCTTGATTGCCAATATCATCTTAATGGCACTGATTTATATGGTGGCGTTGAGTTATTTCCAAGATTTATTGAATTGGGCAACGGGTTATTTGCCTGAATGGTTGTCGTTTATTAGCTGGCTGGTAAATTTGATCTTTGGCGCAGTGATTGCCGTACTCTTGTTTTATAGCTTTTCTGTTGGTGTGAATATTTTGGCTGCACCTTTTATGGCATTTTTGGCCGAGAAGGTGGAAGAGAAAACGACTGGCAAGGTATTTGATGAAGCGCTGACTTTTGCTGGGATTATGTCAACTATTGGTCGTAGTTTGCAGCGAGAAATGCAAAAAATTCTTTACTTTGTACCACGCTTTTTGCTGTTATTAGTTATGTCTTTCATTCCTTTGGTGAATGTCATCGCGCCAGTTCTGTTATTGTTGTTTTCAGCTTGGATGCTGGCATTACAGTACATGGATTATGCTTTCGACAACAACAAAGTGGCTTTTTACGACATGCGCATGGCGCTCAGAAGTAAGCCCTTACTCTGTTGGACCTTTGGCGGTATTGTTATGGTGTCATTAACCATTCCGCTGTTTAATTTGTTTGTGATGCCGATTGCTGTTGTGGCAGCGACGTTATTATGGGTGTCCATCTTTAGGGTAGAGAATGGGGATTTCTCTGCGTTGTTAAACTCTCAAAATGGAATGAAATAA
- a CDS encoding response regulator encodes MSLKILVVDDASFTRDLIRRTLRKQFPAVEIEDAVNGRKAQQLLNKTQFDMILCDWEMPEMTGVELLKWCREQPKYLKEDVPFLMITSRGDKNHVVEAVQAGVTDYLGKPFSGEQLINKVFAAAKKHKLSAQLTSKKPKAASGSSQGIAAASIDVLMGGASKVTSQGSKIINPTEPEVSVKDVKIPTLVRFENKQFRCMVIKFGKQEATMLIKSDDVVPQVLGQSVLDLEHNGAVNRLNYYVESVATTEKKPDSTFLTVVLRLIDQDADKEAFIKSLFDHL; translated from the coding sequence ATGTCGCTTAAAATATTAGTTGTTGATGACGCATCATTTACGCGAGATCTGATCCGGCGAACCTTGCGTAAGCAATTTCCAGCGGTCGAGATTGAAGACGCGGTGAATGGCCGAAAAGCACAGCAACTGTTGAATAAGACACAATTCGACATGATTCTGTGTGATTGGGAAATGCCTGAAATGACAGGCGTGGAATTATTAAAGTGGTGTCGTGAGCAACCCAAATATCTAAAAGAAGATGTGCCATTTTTGATGATTACCAGCCGTGGAGATAAAAACCACGTAGTGGAAGCTGTTCAGGCGGGTGTAACCGATTATTTGGGCAAACCTTTCTCAGGCGAGCAATTGATTAATAAGGTGTTCGCTGCTGCCAAGAAACACAAGTTGTCTGCGCAATTGACTTCTAAGAAGCCAAAAGCCGCTTCTGGCTCATCACAAGGCATCGCTGCTGCGTCCATTGATGTGTTGATGGGCGGTGCTTCAAAAGTCACTTCACAGGGTTCTAAAATCATCAATCCTACTGAACCAGAAGTCAGTGTGAAAGATGTAAAGATTCCCACACTGGTTCGATTCGAGAATAAGCAGTTCCGTTGCATGGTGATTAAGTTCGGTAAACAAGAAGCCACTATGTTAATTAAGAGTGACGATGTGGTGCCACAAGTGCTTGGTCAATCCGTATTAGATTTAGAACATAATGGGGCTGTGAATCGCTTGAACTATTATGTTGAGTCGGTTGCAACAACTGAAAAAAAACCGGATTCGACTTTTTTGACTGTGGTACTTCGCTTAATTGACCAAGACGCTGATAAAGAAGCTTTTATTAAGAGTTTGTTCGATCATCTTTGA
- the phoR gene encoding phosphate regulon sensor histidine kinase PhoR: MKTIWRNTIISWLAGFIACAVIGYILGHFLGVLLLYTLGTLYWQMYQLYQFHNWLRHSGRAAPPESNGIWGEVFDAVYRLQKKQRKSKRRMRQALTRIESSTSALKEGVIMADNQGNLEWWNNSAAHFLGLMRPVDRGQVITNIVRSPEFFRYFTQKRFGEPLVIKSPAKDGVYLEIQTTLYDKNDHLIFVRDITRLHLLEQMRKDFVANASHELKTPLTVIKGYVETLDMFKDTLPQNMQKGIVNMAEQSERMEQLIEDLLLLSRLESDDKREENQWYKVGEIIDSIVKTTTPILSEQHKLTTRIADDARIYGSYKELYSAFSNLIVNAVKYSPDGGEIEIKWESSELNGIFSVKDQGLGIDPRHIPRLTERFFRVDKGRGSKTGGTGLGLAIVKHVLIHHDAKLQIRSLPGSGSTFSCHFPANRVRKDAIDSIMSSKVE, translated from the coding sequence ATGAAAACCATCTGGCGAAACACCATTATTTCTTGGTTGGCAGGCTTCATTGCCTGCGCGGTAATCGGATATATATTAGGCCATTTTTTAGGTGTTTTGCTGCTCTATACATTGGGCACTTTATACTGGCAAATGTACCAGCTGTATCAATTTCATAACTGGTTACGTCACTCTGGTCGTGCCGCGCCACCAGAATCCAACGGTATTTGGGGCGAAGTGTTCGATGCCGTATATCGTTTACAAAAGAAGCAACGCAAATCCAAACGCCGTATGCGCCAAGCGTTAACGCGTATTGAAAGCTCCACCAGCGCCTTGAAAGAGGGCGTTATCATGGCGGACAACCAAGGCAATTTAGAGTGGTGGAATAACTCAGCAGCGCATTTTCTAGGTCTCATGCGACCGGTTGATCGTGGCCAAGTCATTACCAACATAGTGCGCAGTCCCGAGTTTTTCCGATACTTTACGCAAAAACGTTTCGGCGAACCCTTGGTAATCAAATCCCCGGCAAAAGATGGTGTATATCTGGAAATCCAAACCACCCTTTACGATAAAAACGATCACCTTATTTTTGTTCGTGATATCACACGTCTACACTTGTTAGAGCAGATGCGTAAAGACTTTGTTGCCAACGCTTCACATGAACTCAAAACCCCTCTAACGGTAATAAAAGGTTATGTGGAAACCCTGGATATGTTCAAGGATACCCTGCCCCAAAATATGCAGAAAGGCATAGTAAATATGGCGGAACAATCCGAACGCATGGAACAGCTGATCGAAGACTTACTGCTTTTGTCGCGTCTAGAAAGTGATGACAAACGCGAAGAAAATCAGTGGTATAAAGTGGGCGAGATTATTGATTCTATTGTCAAAACCACGACTCCTATTTTGTCAGAACAGCACAAGCTGACAACCCGAATTGCTGACGATGCACGTATTTACGGTTCTTATAAAGAGTTGTATAGCGCTTTTTCAAACCTGATCGTAAATGCCGTCAAATACTCGCCAGACGGCGGTGAAATTGAAATCAAATGGGAATCCAGTGAGCTCAATGGTATTTTTTCAGTAAAAGATCAGGGCTTAGGAATCGACCCACGGCACATTCCACGTCTAACCGAACGTTTTTTCCGTGTTGATAAAGGTCGCGGCTCAAAAACTGGAGGCACGGGCTTAGGACTGGCGATAGTAAAGCACGTATTAATACATCATGATGCCAAATTACAAATCCGCAGTTTACCCGGTTCAGGCAGTACTTTTTCCTGTCATTTCCCGGCCAATCGAGTACGTAAAGACGCTATTGACAGCATAATGTCATCAAAGGTGGAATAG
- the phoB gene encoding phosphate regulon transcriptional regulator PhoB, with amino-acid sequence MTGKKVLIIDDESSIREMIAIALEMAGYEYMEAENIQQAHEIIVDHRPDLILVDWMMPGGSGIELTRRIKKDSTTAEIPVIMLTAKSEEDNKIQGLEVGADDYITKPFSPRELVARLKAVLRRATPQGIDEPIEVEGLTLDPISQRVTIGARPLDMGPTEYRLLKFLMTHQERAYSRAQLLDQVWGGNVYVEERTVDVHIRRLRKAIGNTHDFLIQTVRGTGYRFSAKRSA; translated from the coding sequence GTGACCGGTAAGAAAGTACTAATTATTGATGATGAGTCTTCCATACGCGAGATGATTGCCATTGCCCTAGAAATGGCAGGATACGAGTACATGGAAGCAGAAAACATTCAGCAAGCCCATGAAATCATAGTGGACCATAGACCCGATTTGATTTTGGTTGACTGGATGATGCCTGGCGGCAGTGGCATTGAATTGACACGACGTATCAAAAAAGACAGCACGACAGCGGAAATACCTGTCATTATGCTGACCGCAAAAAGTGAAGAAGACAACAAAATTCAAGGTTTAGAAGTGGGTGCGGACGATTACATCACCAAACCTTTTTCACCTCGTGAATTAGTTGCTCGATTGAAAGCGGTATTACGTCGCGCTACACCACAGGGCATTGATGAACCCATTGAAGTAGAAGGTCTAACACTTGATCCAATCAGTCAACGAGTCACTATTGGAGCTCGTCCATTGGACATGGGGCCGACAGAATACCGTTTGCTGAAGTTCCTAATGACTCATCAAGAACGCGCTTATTCAAGGGCGCAATTATTGGATCAAGTCTGGGGGGGGAATGTCTACGTGGAGGAGCGCACTGTCGATGTACACATACGTCGTTTGCGTAAAGCCATTGGCAATACCCATGACTTCTTGATTCAAACCGTGCGGGGCACTGGCTACCGCTTCTCAGCAAAAAGGTCGGCATGA
- the ubiA gene encoding 4-hydroxybenzoate octaprenyltransferase: MNKLKDYAELTRFNRPIGSLLLMWPTLWAIWLAADGQPDWSIVIIFILGVFSMRSAGCVINDYADRKVDGHVERTKNRPIPSGRVSANEALILFIVLALVSFILVLLTDKQTILLSFIGLGLAALYPFMKRYTHLPQLFLGLAFSWAIPMAYSAQGGSLNDPLLWMLFLANCFWTIAYDTYYAMTDRADDVKVGIKSTAILFGQYDLLVILCLQALTLSLLTWVGFFATLGWPYFVALLICIWLFYKQYQQARERERQACFHSFLDNNRIGACVFIGLVTSYFV, translated from the coding sequence GAATTAACTCGCTTTAATCGTCCCATCGGCTCCCTATTATTAATGTGGCCAACCTTATGGGCCATATGGCTAGCGGCAGACGGACAACCAGATTGGTCGATTGTAATTATTTTCATACTGGGCGTCTTTAGCATGCGTTCAGCAGGCTGTGTAATTAACGATTATGCCGATCGAAAAGTAGATGGCCATGTAGAACGAACCAAAAACCGTCCGATACCATCTGGCCGTGTTAGCGCCAATGAAGCATTGATTTTATTCATTGTATTGGCCTTAGTCAGCTTCATTCTGGTGCTACTAACCGATAAACAGACCATACTTTTATCCTTTATTGGCTTGGGCTTAGCGGCTCTGTATCCATTCATGAAGCGCTATACTCATCTGCCTCAACTCTTCTTAGGGCTAGCCTTTTCTTGGGCCATTCCCATGGCATATAGCGCCCAGGGAGGTAGCTTAAACGACCCTCTCTTATGGATGCTATTCTTAGCAAATTGCTTTTGGACTATAGCTTACGATACCTACTACGCTATGACGGATCGTGCTGATGATGTAAAAGTCGGCATCAAATCCACTGCCATCTTATTTGGTCAATATGATCTTTTGGTGATTCTGTGTTTACAAGCTTTAACGCTTTCTCTTTTGACATGGGTAGGCTTCTTCGCGACACTGGGTTGGCCATATTTTGTCGCATTATTGATTTGTATTTGGTTGTTTTATAAACAGTATCAACAAGCAAGAGAAAGAGAAAGACAAGCCTGTTTTCACTCTTTCCTAGACAACAATCGCATTGGTGCTTGTGTCTTTATTGGCTTAGTAACCAGCTATTTTGTGTAA